The Paenibacillus thermoaerophilus genome includes the window GAACCGCGACTTTCCGCACGGTCATGTCCACGACCATGGTTGACTCGCGTCCGTTTTCAACGCATAATGTAGAGAAAAACCGAACAGGCAAGAGGTTTAACTCTTCATGACCATCGAACAGCTGCTGGAGAAAGCGTCGGCTTATCTCAAGCCGCCCGAACTTGACAAAATTCGCGAGGCCTACGACTTCGCCGACAAAGCGCACGCCGGACAAACGAGAAAATCCGGGGAGCCGTATATCTTGCATCCGCTTGCGGTGGCCGATATCGTAACGGACATGCAGATGGACGCCATCTCCATCATAGCGGCGTTGCTTCATGACGTCGTGGAGGATACGTCCGTGCCGCTCTCGCAAGTCGAAGAGCGGTTTGGTCATGCTTGCGCGATGGTTGTCGACGGACTGACGAAGCTGGAGAAAATCAAGTTCAAGTCGCGCGAGGAAGCGCAGAACGAGAACTACCGCAAGATGTTTATCGCCATGGCCCAGGATATCCGCGTCATCTTGATCAAGCTTGCGGACCGCCTTCATAACATGCGCACGCTGAAATACCAGTCCGAAGAAAGCCAGCGCCGCATCGCCCACGAGACGCTCGAGATTTTTTGCCCGATCGCGCACCGGCTCGGGATCTCGGCGATCAAGTGGGAGATGGAGGATATCGCGCTCCGTTTCCTGAACCCGCAGCAATATTACCGCATCGTTAATCTGATGCAGAGAAAACGCCGCGAGCGGGAGCAGTACATCGCGGACGTCGGCGCCATCATCAAGCAAAAATTAAACGAAATGGGCATCGACGGCGACATCTCGGGCCGGCCCAAGCATATCTACAGCATCTATAAGAAGATGACCACGCAGAACAAGCAGTTCAACGAGATTTACGATCTGCTTGCGGTCCGGATCATCGTGGACACCATCAAGGACTGCTACGCGACGCTCGGCATCATCCATACGTTGTGGAAGCCGATGCCGGGCCGGTTCAAGGATTACATCGCGATGCCGAAAGCCAACATGTACCAGTCGCTGCATACGACGGTGATCGATACGCACGGCGAACCGCTTGAGGTGCAGATCCGGACGAGGGAGATGCACCGCACCAGCGAATACGGGATCGCGGCGCATTGGGCGTACAAGGAAGGCGGCTCGATGGTGGCTGCGGGCAGCTTCGGGGAGAAAATGAATTTTTTCCGCGAGCTGCTGGAGCTGCAGAAAGATTCGAGCGACGCGTCCGAATTTCTTGAGTCGCTGCGCATGGACTTTTTCTCGGATCTCGTATTTGTGTTCACGCCGAAGGGCGAGGTCATCGAGCTGCCCGCCGGTTCCGTACCGCTGGATTTCGCGTACCGGATTCATACCGAGGTCGGCAACCGGACGATCGGGGCGAAGGTGAACGGCAAAATCGTGCCGCTCGACCATATCCTCAAGACGGGCGACATCGTCGAAATTTTGACGTCCAAACACTCGTACGGCCCCAGCCAGGACTGGCTGAAAATCGCGCAAAGCTCCCATACGCGGGCGAAAATCAAACAGTGGTTCAAGAAAGAAAACCGCGAGGAATACGTGCAGCGCGGCCGCGAGGGAATCGAGCGCGAGCTCCGGCGGCTCGGGTTCGATCCGACCGCGCTGATGACCGAAGAAAGCCTGCTCGAAGTGGCGCGCAAGTTCAACTTCACGGATATCGACGACATGTACTCCGCCATCGGCTTCGGCGGCATCACTGCGGCGCAGGTGTGCACGCGGCTGACGGAGAAGCTGCGGAAGGAAAAGGTCGCCGAGGAAGCGAACGCGCTTGAGCTTACGCAGGAAATGAAGGAAGTCAAGTCGCCGGGAGCCGCGTCCGAGAAGAAGGGCCGTCCGACGCACGGCGTGCGCGTCAAGGGCATCGACAACGTGCTCGTCCGTTTCGCCCGCTGCTGCAATCCGATTCCGGGCGACCCGATTATCGGGTATATAACGAGAGGCCGCGGCGTCTCCATTCACCGCAAGGATTGCGTGAACATGCCGACGGGCGAGGGCGAGGAAGACCGGACCATCGAGGTCGGCTGGGAGCAATCGGTGGAGGCGAACTACCAGGTCGAAATCGAGATTACCGGCCATGACCGGCGAGGCCTGCTGAACGAGGTGCTTCAAGCGGTGTCCGAAGCGAAGACGGTAATCGCCGCCGTCTCCGGCCGTTCCGACAAAAACAAGCTGGCGCTTATTCACATGACGATTCTCATCCGCAATCTGGAGCATCTGCAATCGGTTGTGGACAAGATCAAGCGGGTAAAGGATGTTTATTCCGTCCAACGGATCATGCAGTCGTAAGACGTGCGACGCAAAAGCGAAACGAAAGAGAAACGGAGCCAGAACGATGCGCGTGGTTGTGCAACGCACCAAACAAGCCAGCGTAACCGTCGGCGGGGACGTGGTCGGGGCGATTCGCTCCGGCCTGACCTTGCTGGTCGGGATCACGCATGACGATACGGAAGAGGACGCCGTCTGGATGGCGGACAAAATCGCCGGCTTGCGTATTTTCGAGGACGGCGAGGGCAAGATGAACCGCTCCGTCGTCGAGGCCGGAGGCGCGATCTTGTCCGTCTCGCAATTTACGCTGTACGGCGACTGCCGCAAGGGGCGGCGGCCGAACTTCATGGCGGCCGCCCGTCCGGAGCGGGCTCAGCCGCTCTACGAGAAATTCAACCAGCTGCTGCGGGAGAAAGGACTCACCGTCGAGACGGGCGTATTCGGAGCCATGATGGACGTGTCCCTGGTGAACGACGGTCCGGTTACGCTGATCCTCGACAGCCGGTCCGTTTAAAACGAGCCCGATGGCGGCTTGAATTTCAGAAATCCGGATTGCCGAAGCAAGACTTAACCTTCGGGACAACCGGAACGCCCGGTCCAATCGGCCGGCGCCCGGTTGTCCGCGCCGAACGGCGGCGCAACTGCCTCTATCAACGGCCGATCCTCGCGGAGCCGGCTCCGGTAGAGGTTTTTTTCGCTTGTCCGGATGCCTGCACAGGAGCTCGCATCGGGACGGTTTGATTGCGCATCCCCATCTTGGGCAGACTGGAAAACAAACGAAACCAGTCGGCGAACCGCCGAGGAAAGAGGGGGCCACGATGCGGCAATCCGGGAAAATGGAGCAGGCGGCGGGGGCGGCGGCCGTTATGCCGGGGGCCATGACGGAAGCGGCGGCCATGCGGGAGCTGGACGGCGATTCCCATTCCCTACAATGGCTGGAGTCGAGCGCTTCCCATCCGCGTCCGAACGGCGGAGGCGGGCCGGTCCGCAGATAGAGGGGGCCGGGGAGGGGCGCAAAATGGCGGAGGAGCCGCGCTTGTGATAATATAAGTCGTTGGAGGAGATACAAGCGTGAATATCCTGATCGTCAAGCATGGCTTCACCGATTTCCACAACGAATTGTTTCATATCTGCAAACTGTTTTTCGAGGACGTTCGGCTGCTTGAGCCCGGCGACGACGCCCCGCCGGAGCTGACGCTGGAACTGACGCTGCCGGACCCCGACGCCGAAGGCGGCGAACGGTGCGCGACCGGGCGCCTGCACCGGCGCGCCGACGGCGGAACCTGGACGGCCAGCACGGCCCGGCCGGCGGCGCAAGGGCCGCAGTCGTCCGAGACGGAGGAGCGATTGGCGAAACGGATGATTCTCGCGACGGCGCTGAAGCTTCTGGAGCAGGCCACCGGCTTGCAGCAACCTTGGGGCATTCTCACGGGAGTCCGTCCGACCAAGCTGTTCCACAACCGGATGAGAGAGCAACCTATTGAAGCTTGCATTCGTCAATTAAAAGAGGACTACCTCGTATCCGACGAAAAGGCGAATCTGCTGGCCGACATCGCCGTGAGACAACTGAAAGTCATCCCCGATTTGTTCAACCTCGACCGCGAAGTCAGCGTGTATATCGGCATTCCGTT containing:
- a CDS encoding RelA/SpoT family protein; its protein translation is MTIEQLLEKASAYLKPPELDKIREAYDFADKAHAGQTRKSGEPYILHPLAVADIVTDMQMDAISIIAALLHDVVEDTSVPLSQVEERFGHACAMVVDGLTKLEKIKFKSREEAQNENYRKMFIAMAQDIRVILIKLADRLHNMRTLKYQSEESQRRIAHETLEIFCPIAHRLGISAIKWEMEDIALRFLNPQQYYRIVNLMQRKRREREQYIADVGAIIKQKLNEMGIDGDISGRPKHIYSIYKKMTTQNKQFNEIYDLLAVRIIVDTIKDCYATLGIIHTLWKPMPGRFKDYIAMPKANMYQSLHTTVIDTHGEPLEVQIRTREMHRTSEYGIAAHWAYKEGGSMVAAGSFGEKMNFFRELLELQKDSSDASEFLESLRMDFFSDLVFVFTPKGEVIELPAGSVPLDFAYRIHTEVGNRTIGAKVNGKIVPLDHILKTGDIVEILTSKHSYGPSQDWLKIAQSSHTRAKIKQWFKKENREEYVQRGREGIERELRRLGFDPTALMTEESLLEVARKFNFTDIDDMYSAIGFGGITAAQVCTRLTEKLRKEKVAEEANALELTQEMKEVKSPGAASEKKGRPTHGVRVKGIDNVLVRFARCCNPIPGDPIIGYITRGRGVSIHRKDCVNMPTGEGEEDRTIEVGWEQSVEANYQVEIEITGHDRRGLLNEVLQAVSEAKTVIAAVSGRSDKNKLALIHMTILIRNLEHLQSVVDKIKRVKDVYSVQRIMQS
- the dtd gene encoding D-aminoacyl-tRNA deacylase, with amino-acid sequence MRVVVQRTKQASVTVGGDVVGAIRSGLTLLVGITHDDTEEDAVWMADKIAGLRIFEDGEGKMNRSVVEAGGAILSVSQFTLYGDCRKGRRPNFMAAARPERAQPLYEKFNQLLREKGLTVETGVFGAMMDVSLVNDGPVTLILDSRSV